The following are encoded in a window of Heteronotia binoei isolate CCM8104 ecotype False Entrance Well chromosome 9, APGP_CSIRO_Hbin_v1, whole genome shotgun sequence genomic DNA:
- the STBD1 gene encoding starch-binding domain-containing protein 1 has protein sequence MAQQGGRGDGARAALSLDEEGGGPLAGLWPAFVVALVAAVVAWLWYGGKGEKKEAAAATAAAQAGSPLPPPYREAAPGEGPHWGSYNRPASETKPNDVSACWEPARNPLVSPGEHSIPRETPESEPVVKEPVSPLTNCKEPPRNETFDFPAAASEPPQTEETDTGGTGTSAEAGAPGNPHPLKRREKLQHNSLDHDWEIVPEHSAWGDTTRNVGPEDASGSKDPEQAKRVAAVSPMPQTVHVTFRVHYITYSETQLIAVTGDHECLGQWQHYAPLKCEKDGFWSDSVAFPVDTRVEWKFIVVENGKVRRWEECDNRTLMTEHEDRVVHKWWGYH, from the exons ATGGCCCAGCAGGGCGGACGGGGCGACGGGGCGAGGGCTGCGCTGTCCCTGGACGAGGAGGGCGGCGGGCCTCTGGCGGGGCTGTGGCCGGCCTTCGTGGTGGCGCTGGTGGCCGCAGTCGTCGCCTGGCTGTGGTACGGAGGGAAGGGCGAGAAGAAGGAGGcggccgccgccaccgccgccgcccAGGCGGGCTCCCCTCTGCCGCCGCCCTACAGGGAAGCCGCGCCAGGCGAAG GACCACACTGGGGAAGCTACAACCGTCCTGCATCTGAAACAAAGCCAAACGACGTGTCTGCTTGTTGGGAACCTGCACGGAACCCGCTGGTTTCTCCAGGAGAACACAGCATCCCGAGAGAGACTCCGGAAAGCGAGCCAGTTGTCAAAGAGCCTGTATCCCCCTTAACGAACTGCAAGGAACCCCCAAGGAATGAAACGTTTGATTTCCCTGCCGCAGCATCAGAACCACCACAGACGGAAGAAACTGACACGGGTGGTACGGGCACTTCAGCCGAAGCAGGTGCCCCCGGCAACCCCCACCCATTGAAACGCCGAGAAAAGCTGCAGCACAACTCTCTCGATCACGACTGGGAAATCGTCCCTGAGCACTCGGCGTGGGGCGACACCACCAGGAACGTCGGCCCCGAAGATGCCAGCGGCAGCAAGGACCCGGAACAAGCCAAGCGGGTGGCGGCGGTGTCCCCGATGCCCCAGACTGTCCACGTGACTTTCCGCGTGCACTACATCACTTACTCGGAAACGCAGCTGATAGCCGTCACGGGCGACCACGAGTGTCTTGGCCAGTGGCAGCACTACGCGCCGCTGAAATGCGAGAAGGACGGGTTCTGGTCAGACTCTGTCGCCTTCCCCGTAGACACCAGAGTGGAGTGGAAATTCATTGTGGTGGAGAACGGAAAGGTCAGGCGGTGGGAAGAGTGTGACAATCGAACCCTGATGACGGAACACGAGGATCGGGTCGTCCATAAGTGGTGGGGATATCACTGA